From a region of the Thermomonas sp. HDW16 genome:
- the tssA gene encoding type VI secretion system protein TssA, which yields MAIDVNELLAPVPGGDPAGSDASFSDQFDRIREARRADDAGLAQGDWQTELKVADWREAQSLSEDILLRTSKDLQAAVWLGEAAISRYGLEGARDGFELLTGLLEQYWEGLHPRADDGDLEERASKLAWFATYGSRALLSMMLNDDPQGVLTLAGWIDSREVDNLGRQNAEAYQAAMDEGRLNGETYDARIQSTADAVIRERIDMVQAAREAFARFSAKSDERLGRDAPSLAAIDDALKKIQQVYAKLAAAKGMGGIAIQADDAAGDTASLSLAATSGNGGGGGAALDLNAGSLASKDAALRALGEIAGFFRRTEPHSPVAYLLDRAVYWANMPLDQFLAEIIRDESTLSSIRERVGLPPSY from the coding sequence ATGGCCATCGACGTCAACGAACTCCTCGCCCCGGTCCCCGGTGGCGATCCGGCGGGCAGCGATGCCAGCTTCTCCGACCAGTTCGACCGCATCCGCGAGGCGCGGCGTGCGGACGATGCAGGCCTTGCCCAGGGCGATTGGCAGACCGAACTGAAGGTTGCCGATTGGCGCGAGGCACAAAGCCTGTCCGAAGACATCCTGTTGCGTACCAGCAAAGATCTGCAGGCCGCGGTGTGGCTGGGCGAGGCGGCGATCTCGCGATACGGCCTGGAAGGCGCGCGCGATGGCTTCGAGCTGCTGACGGGGCTCCTGGAACAATATTGGGAAGGGTTGCATCCGCGCGCGGATGATGGCGATCTGGAAGAGCGCGCGAGCAAACTTGCCTGGTTCGCAACCTACGGCAGCCGCGCGCTGCTGTCGATGATGCTCAACGACGATCCGCAAGGTGTACTGACGTTGGCAGGCTGGATCGATTCGCGTGAAGTGGACAACCTCGGCAGGCAAAATGCAGAGGCTTACCAGGCGGCAATGGACGAAGGTCGTCTCAACGGCGAGACCTACGACGCGCGTATACAGTCCACCGCGGATGCAGTGATCCGCGAACGCATCGACATGGTGCAGGCGGCGCGCGAAGCCTTCGCCCGGTTTTCCGCGAAATCCGACGAGCGCCTGGGGCGGGATGCCCCGAGCCTTGCCGCCATCGACGATGCGCTGAAGAAAATCCAGCAGGTCTATGCGAAGTTGGCGGCTGCCAAGGGCATGGGTGGCATCGCCATCCAGGCCGACGATGCCGCCGGAGATACCGCAAGCCTTTCACTGGCAGCAACGAGCGGCAATGGCGGAGGTGGAGGCGCGGCACTTGACCTGAATGCCGGGAGCCTGGCTTCCAAGGACGCTGCGTTGCGCGCGTTGGGCGAGATCGCCGGTTTTTTCCGTCGTACCGAGCCGCATAGCCCAGTCGCCTACCTGCTGGACCGCGCCGTGTATTGGGCCAACATGCCGCTGGACCAGTTCCTCGCGGAAATCATCCGCGATGAAAGCACCTTGTCTTCGATTCGCGAACGGGTCGGCCTGCCACCTTCGTACTGA
- a CDS encoding DotU family type IV/VI secretion system protein produces the protein MARLLHHFLPVFSFGLALDEKIAAGQASEGSAAVTTRARELIDRAKAAAQADGKRPEQADGAAFALAAWIDEIMARNPAYLTGSIPLQVTMFNTNNAGNEFFQHLSALKQDQDEVREVYYHALLCGFVGQYYYENGDTGELGKLKELHGRQLPIAPAPIHTLREEKITPQPYAVADPPGPKYPRQWDRTLLRVGALVALLIPVGYLIYILLAAPKPSILVPVQQQLASFPCSDLVVSADEDAGTVKVDGYVSRADDIAAVKQRVDGVEGVKSSTVNVQLRIWPHCEVVKILAQYKARNGDNGYGLAITPSTGHSDRFIENENVIVKLQQANYDGYLYVDYFTVNGDVAHIYPNDGEPDSGRLIRSGEQFEVGATPSKTWTVSAPFGQELITVIASPTPLYAEALPEIQTAEEYLPKMRQMLDANRGNAKLAATYLFMQTEPAR, from the coding sequence ATGGCCCGACTCCTGCATCATTTCCTCCCGGTGTTCTCGTTCGGCCTGGCGCTGGACGAGAAGATCGCCGCCGGCCAGGCCAGCGAGGGCTCGGCGGCCGTCACAACGCGCGCACGCGAGTTGATTGACCGGGCCAAGGCCGCTGCACAGGCCGATGGCAAGCGTCCGGAACAGGCCGATGGCGCGGCGTTCGCGTTGGCGGCCTGGATCGACGAAATCATGGCGCGCAACCCCGCCTACCTGACCGGCAGCATCCCGCTGCAGGTCACCATGTTCAACACCAACAACGCCGGCAACGAGTTCTTCCAGCATTTGTCCGCGTTGAAGCAGGATCAGGACGAAGTGCGCGAGGTGTATTACCACGCATTGTTGTGCGGGTTCGTTGGCCAGTACTACTACGAGAACGGCGATACCGGCGAACTCGGCAAGCTCAAGGAATTGCATGGCCGCCAGCTGCCGATCGCACCTGCGCCGATCCACACCCTGCGCGAGGAGAAGATCACCCCGCAGCCCTATGCCGTGGCGGATCCGCCCGGCCCCAAGTACCCAAGGCAGTGGGATCGCACCCTGTTGCGGGTCGGCGCGCTTGTCGCGCTGCTGATCCCGGTCGGTTACCTGATCTACATCCTGTTGGCCGCGCCCAAGCCCTCGATCCTGGTGCCGGTGCAGCAGCAATTGGCTTCGTTCCCCTGTTCCGACCTGGTCGTGAGCGCGGACGAGGATGCCGGCACGGTAAAGGTCGACGGCTACGTGTCGCGTGCCGACGACATCGCCGCAGTCAAGCAGCGCGTGGATGGGGTGGAGGGCGTGAAGTCGTCCACGGTGAACGTGCAATTGCGGATCTGGCCGCACTGCGAAGTGGTGAAGATCCTGGCGCAATACAAGGCACGTAACGGCGACAACGGCTACGGCCTTGCGATTACCCCGAGCACCGGGCATTCGGATCGTTTCATCGAAAACGAAAACGTCATCGTCAAGCTGCAGCAGGCCAACTACGACGGCTACCTGTACGTCGACTATTTCACGGTCAATGGCGACGTGGCGCATATCTACCCGAACGACGGCGAGCCCGACAGCGGCCGTCTGATCCGCTCCGGCGAGCAGTTCGAAGTCGGCGCCACGCCATCCAAGACCTGGACCGTGTCGGCGCCGTTCGGACAGGAGCTGATCACGGTGATCGCATCGCCCACGCCGTTGTACGCCGAAGCGCTGCCCGAGATCCAGACCGCGGAGGAATACCTGCCGAAGATGCGGCAGATGCTGGACGCCAACCGCGGCAACGCCAAGCTCGCCGCCACCTACCTCTTCATGCAGACGGAGCCCGCACGATGA
- a CDS encoding TraB/GumN family protein, whose amino-acid sequence MTKAARQRASKAHARSGGAGCLLPAMLLSAAVSAGVPQQANPEIAPQPQRQARDEQTRGIAAQAATEAAASQLPRTQAIPPQETSGQAANAAQSEPSADLPASSSVLPRSPTAGTRGVLFRIVPPAPATLPAEAVQEPQPAAPTPAEARPSYLLATIHFGTPEEQGIDYPQLERTLVEVETFVNEADMDASWKTDYDDYRWLSPADPLSKMIGRDDFEKARALLPNVRPQDLDRMKPWSVLALLEARGESGGDTTMDARLQRMAASAGKRVLHLETLEEQLQALDCVPAEEHARVLGERLNASWILRIESAQAMAWYRARNLDAWLADIDRMEGLSDEARAIEQRSRRCLLEERNARWIGQLETLFQDGPCLVAVGAVHLAGAEGLLAALRRDGYQVEAVPL is encoded by the coding sequence ATGACCAAGGCAGCACGCCAGCGCGCATCCAAGGCGCACGCACGCAGCGGCGGCGCGGGTTGCCTGCTGCCTGCGATGCTGTTGTCGGCGGCGGTATCCGCTGGCGTACCGCAGCAGGCGAACCCGGAAATCGCCCCGCAGCCGCAGCGCCAAGCGCGGGACGAACAGACACGTGGCATCGCGGCACAAGCCGCCACGGAAGCAGCGGCATCGCAGCTTCCTCGAACACAGGCGATTCCACCACAGGAAACGTCCGGGCAAGCGGCGAACGCAGCACAATCCGAACCGTCAGCTGACCTGCCTGCATCCAGCAGCGTACTGCCGAGATCGCCAACCGCCGGCACGCGCGGCGTGCTGTTCCGCATCGTGCCGCCGGCACCGGCAACGCTCCCCGCCGAAGCCGTGCAGGAACCGCAGCCGGCCGCGCCGACGCCTGCGGAAGCACGCCCCAGCTACCTGCTGGCGACGATCCATTTCGGCACGCCCGAAGAACAGGGCATCGATTATCCGCAGCTTGAGCGCACGCTCGTGGAGGTGGAAACCTTCGTCAACGAAGCGGACATGGACGCGTCGTGGAAGACGGATTACGACGACTACCGCTGGTTGTCGCCGGCCGATCCGTTGTCGAAGATGATCGGTCGCGACGACTTCGAGAAGGCGCGCGCGTTGTTGCCGAACGTGCGGCCGCAGGATCTTGACCGGATGAAGCCATGGTCGGTGCTGGCCTTGCTGGAAGCGCGCGGCGAGTCCGGGGGCGATACGACGATGGATGCACGCCTGCAGCGCATGGCCGCCAGCGCAGGCAAGCGCGTGCTGCATCTGGAAACGCTGGAAGAACAGTTGCAAGCGCTGGATTGCGTGCCGGCTGAAGAACATGCGCGGGTGCTCGGCGAACGATTGAACGCGTCGTGGATCCTGCGCATCGAGTCCGCGCAGGCGATGGCCTGGTATCGCGCGCGCAACCTGGATGCATGGTTGGCCGACATCGATCGCATGGAGGGCCTCAGCGACGAGGCCAGGGCGATCGAGCAGCGTTCGCGCCGTTGCCTGCTCGAAGAACGCAATGCGCGCTGGATCGGCCAACTGGAAACGCTGTTCCAGGACGGCCCATGCCTGGTCGCGGTTGGCGCGGTGCACCTGGCGGGAGCGGAGGGATTGCTCGCCGCATTGCGCCGCGATGGCTACCAGGTCGAGGCGGTGCCGCTATGA
- the tssK gene encoding type VI secretion system baseplate subunit TssK translates to MSVERQVHWGQGAFLSPQHLQAQDAWQQANRHALHLRLTPFPWGFESLRLREDALGSGMVDIERFALVTRDGERLVGGSLDTAPGNTRVPQRNLAELATTSNDPIPVWLVFNRDRAIQGLASRESERLVARHALATDSLADPFDPQAPAADVDFLLYQPNIVTSLDENADAIVRSSDSYKFAELLPAGPGKFKLSPDYIPPTTAVGASHNLARWTRALRDLLVSRGQDFASVKRQRGIRAASTSAQEVMRVVMMQTFARYITVFQEHARLNTVSAYAMYQDLRRLVAEFSVFSEDIGYFGELAGKPRETELPDYDHDDLRRCFRLGFDRAEALIKALTVGAEVGITLAFDGRFYRADLPANLFENDKTRFYLAFESEQKGADLFARLSRTGKIASMDEMPRLLSAALFGLKIDLLPVPPEELPQKSPNTTYFLVDTTHPFWQMIKNGRNIAVFSDLPSDSTVIKLFPVATQD, encoded by the coding sequence ATGAGCGTCGAGCGACAAGTGCATTGGGGGCAGGGCGCCTTCCTGAGTCCGCAACACCTGCAGGCGCAGGATGCCTGGCAGCAGGCGAACCGGCATGCTCTGCATTTGCGGCTCACGCCGTTCCCGTGGGGTTTCGAATCCCTGCGCCTGCGCGAGGACGCCCTTGGCAGCGGAATGGTCGATATCGAGCGTTTCGCGTTGGTGACCCGCGACGGCGAACGCCTGGTCGGCGGTTCGCTGGATACCGCGCCCGGCAATACCCGCGTGCCCCAGCGCAACCTCGCCGAGTTGGCGACGACCAGCAACGATCCGATCCCGGTCTGGCTGGTGTTCAACCGCGATCGTGCGATCCAGGGCCTGGCTTCGCGCGAATCCGAACGGCTCGTCGCGCGTCATGCGTTGGCCACCGACAGCTTGGCCGATCCCTTCGATCCGCAAGCGCCGGCGGCGGACGTGGATTTCCTGCTGTACCAGCCGAACATCGTCACCAGCCTGGACGAAAACGCGGATGCGATCGTGCGTTCCTCGGACAGTTACAAGTTCGCCGAACTGCTTCCTGCAGGACCCGGCAAGTTCAAGCTTTCACCCGATTACATCCCGCCAACGACAGCGGTCGGCGCCTCGCACAATCTCGCGCGATGGACGCGCGCATTGCGTGACTTGCTGGTGTCGCGCGGCCAGGACTTCGCTTCGGTCAAGCGCCAGCGTGGCATTCGCGCGGCATCCACCAGCGCGCAGGAAGTGATGCGGGTGGTGATGATGCAGACCTTCGCGCGCTACATCACCGTGTTCCAGGAGCATGCGCGGCTCAACACCGTGTCCGCATACGCGATGTACCAGGATCTGCGCCGGCTGGTCGCGGAGTTCTCGGTGTTCTCCGAGGACATCGGCTACTTCGGTGAACTGGCGGGGAAGCCGCGCGAGACCGAACTTCCGGACTACGACCACGATGATCTTCGCCGTTGCTTCCGCCTCGGCTTCGACCGCGCCGAGGCGCTGATCAAGGCGTTGACCGTCGGGGCCGAAGTCGGAATTACCCTCGCATTTGACGGTCGCTTCTACCGCGCCGACCTGCCGGCCAACCTGTTCGAGAACGACAAGACGCGTTTCTACCTGGCGTTCGAATCCGAACAGAAGGGCGCCGACCTGTTCGCCCGCTTGTCGCGCACCGGCAAGATCGCCTCGATGGACGAGATGCCGCGCCTGCTGTCCGCCGCGCTGTTCGGCCTGAAGATCGACTTGCTGCCGGTACCACCGGAAGAACTGCCGCAGAAGAGCCCGAACACCACGTATTTCCTGGTCGATACCACCCATCCCTTCTGGCAGATGATCAAGAACGGCCGCAACATCGCCGTGTTCTCCGACCTGCCGTCCGATTCGACCGTGATCAAGCTGTTCCCGGTCGCCACCCAAGACTGA
- a CDS encoding type VI secretion protein IcmF/TssM N-terminal domain-containing protein, with the protein MNPLDFVERLFSGIGSVFSRIGSLYSRGADTAKKPWLRRILVTLVLLVVLAGLVFLGLALIPLVPMRFWQVLAICLVALVVLWWFMSGQRKASLKGRTRKRIGDLGPGNAEDEREPLSRMSNAIGEAKRTIARSPEMEKGRAPLYRIPWMMFVGDAQANVDGLLRAGAEVSPFPPPDKEQMDADDVWRWWFFKSMIAVEMHPRVVADANARLDRGLWYQALMKLADEREKLPLNGIVVAVAAQSLLGPADVLKETATRLRRLVDEAMEHLQVQMPVYFLVTGLDRLPGYAQVRATLPAETFAQALGHRFADSEVVSAASSRRIDDILKPIEDRLHALRMTAMRAQATPSSVARCSISSNRCGRRSRGCRCS; encoded by the coding sequence ATGAACCCGCTGGACTTCGTGGAACGCCTGTTCTCGGGCATCGGCTCGGTCTTCTCGCGCATCGGCTCGCTTTACTCGAGAGGGGCGGACACGGCCAAGAAACCGTGGCTGCGCCGGATCCTGGTGACCCTTGTGCTGCTGGTGGTGCTGGCTGGCCTGGTCTTCCTGGGCTTGGCGCTGATCCCGCTGGTGCCGATGCGTTTCTGGCAGGTGCTGGCGATCTGCCTGGTCGCGCTGGTGGTGCTGTGGTGGTTCATGTCCGGGCAACGCAAGGCATCGCTGAAGGGACGTACCCGCAAGCGCATCGGCGACCTTGGCCCCGGCAATGCCGAGGACGAGCGCGAACCGCTGTCGCGCATGTCCAATGCGATCGGCGAAGCCAAGCGCACCATCGCGCGTTCACCCGAGATGGAAAAGGGCCGGGCGCCGCTGTACCGCATCCCGTGGATGATGTTCGTCGGCGACGCGCAGGCCAACGTGGACGGTTTGCTGCGCGCCGGTGCAGAAGTGTCGCCGTTCCCGCCGCCGGACAAGGAACAGATGGACGCGGACGATGTCTGGCGCTGGTGGTTCTTCAAGTCGATGATCGCGGTGGAGATGCATCCGCGGGTGGTTGCTGACGCGAATGCCAGGCTCGACCGCGGTCTTTGGTACCAGGCGTTGATGAAGCTGGCCGACGAGCGCGAAAAGCTTCCGCTCAATGGCATTGTCGTTGCGGTTGCAGCGCAGTCGCTGCTGGGGCCCGCGGACGTGTTGAAGGAAACCGCGACCCGCCTGCGTCGGCTGGTCGATGAGGCGATGGAACACCTGCAAGTACAGATGCCGGTGTATTTCCTGGTCACCGGCCTAGATCGCCTGCCGGGTTACGCGCAAGTGCGCGCCACCTTGCCGGCCGAAACGTTTGCACAGGCGCTGGGCCATCGTTTTGCGGACAGCGAAGTGGTCAGCGCCGCCAGCAGCAGGCGCATCGACGACATCCTCAAGCCGATCGAGGATCGCCTGCACGCGTTGCGCATGACCGCCATGCGCGCGCAGGCCACCCCCAGCAGCGTCGCGCGGTGTTCGATTTCGTCGAATCGCTGCGGCAGGCGCAGCAGGGGCTGTCGCTGTTCGTGA